Part of the Pseudodesulfovibrio mercurii genome is shown below.
GGCCGCTGACCAGCGCGCCGGTGGGCTCGAAGCCGGTGACCTCTCGGCTGGCCGCCTCGAATTCGGCCTCGGTGACGTACGGCGGGTTGGAGACGACCAGGTCGTACGGTCCTTCCGGGGTTTGGCTAGTGAAATCCGCCTGAAGAAAGTCCAGCCGGTCCGCCACGTTGTGGGTCCGGGCATTGGCGCGGGCCACATCCAGGGCATCAGGGCTGATGTCCACGGCCACGCCCCTGGCCTGGGGAAAGAGCACGGCGATGGTCACGGCCAGGATGCCGGAGCCGGTGCCGAGGTCGGCGAAACGGAAGGGCTGGTCCTTGGAAAAGCGCTCCTCCACGGCCTCGACGATGTGTTCGGTCTCGGGCCGGGGGATGAGCACGGCGGGCGAGACCGCGAAGTCGAGGCCGTAGAACTCCCGGTTGCCCAGGATGTAGGCCACGGGTTCGCCCGCCTCGCGGCGCGCGACCAGGGTTTCCACGGCGGCCAGTTCCTCGTCGGTCAGGACCCTGCCCCGGTCCAGGTTCAAGGCCGGGCGCGAGCAGCCCAGGGCGTGGGCGGCCAGGAGTTCGGCGCTCAAACGAGGCGAGTCCACGCCGGACAGGCGGGACTCGCACCGTTTCAGCACGTCCTGAATATTGCGGGGCACAGGGGCTCCTCGGGGGCGGCTAGTCGCCCTGCCGCTTGAGGGCTTCGGCCTGGAAGTAGCTGATCAGGGCGTCGGTCAGATCCTGCAATTCACCCTCCATGATCTGGGGAAGCTGGTGCAGGGTCAGGTTGATGCGGTGATCGGACACGCGGCCCTGGGGATAGTTGTAGGTGCGGATGCGCTCGGACCGGTCGCCGGAGCCCACCTGGCTGCGACGGTTGGCCTCCTGCTCCGCCTTGGCCTTGTCCTGCTCGATCTGGAGCAGACGGGAGCGCAGGACCTTGAGGGCCTTGGCCTTGTTCTTGTGCTGGGACTTCTCGTCCTGGCAGATGACGATCATGCCCGAGGGGATGTGGGTCACGCGGATGGCCGAGTCCGTGGTGTTGACCGACTGGCCGCCGGGACCCGAGGAGCGGAACACGTCCACGCGCAGGTCCTCGGGGCGGAGATCGATATCCACCTCCTCGGCCTCGGGCATGATGGCCACGGTCACGGCCGAGGTGTGGATGCGGCCCTGGGACTCGGTGGCCGGGACGCGTTGCACGCGGTGGGTGCCGGACTCGTACTTGAGCTTGCTGTAGACCTTGTCGCCGGAGATGGAGGCGATGACTTCCTTGTAACCGCCGGAACCGGTGTGGTTGGCGCTCATCTCCTCGACCTTCCAGTGGTTGATCTCGGCGTAGCGGGTGTACATGCGGTACAGGTCGGCCGCGAACAGGGCCGCCTCGTCGCCGCCGGTACCGGCGCGGATTTCGAGGATGATGTTCTTCTCATCCATGGGGTCCTTGGGCAGGAGCAGGACCTTGAGCTGTTCCTCGATCTCGGGCAGTTCGCCCTCGAGGTCGTCGATCTCGGCCTTGGCCATCTCCCGGATCTCCGGGTCGGCGTCGTTGAGCATCTCGCGGTTGTCGTCCAGCTCCTGGGAAAGCTGCTTGTACCGACGGAAGGCCTCGACCACCTCGCTCAGGTCGGCATGGGCCTTGGAGACCTTCTTGTACCGTTCCTGATCGTTGAAAATATCGGGCTCGGCCAGTTCCTGCTCCAAAAGGACGTATTTTTCCTCAATCTCTTCAAGCTTGCCAAACATGGTCTAGCACTCCTCGGCGTTAACGGCGCAGCGCAGGGCGGCGATGGCCACCTCAAGCTGGCTGTCGTCGGGTTCCTTGGTGGTCAGCAACTGCATCATCAGACCGGGCCAGCACAACAGCTTGCACAGCCAGTTCCGGCTGTATTTCCCGGCGAACTTGATCATCTCATAGGCCACGCAACTGACCGGAATCATGAGAAAGAGCTTCATACCGACGATGTACAGGTGTTTGACGGCGAAATGTTCCGGCGAATAGAAGGTCAACAGCCATGGCACGAGCACGGCGTAGAGCACGATGGACACCGCCAGGACGAAGAGCAGGAAGGCGGTGCCGCAGCGCGGGTGCAGGCGGCTGTAGAAACGGCTGGACGCCGGGGAGAGCTCCTTGCCCTCCTCCCAGGTCCAGATGACCTTGTGCTCGGCCCCGTGGTACTGGAAGACCCGGCGAATGTCCGGGATGTACGAGATGGCCAGGATGTAGCCGACGAAGACGATCATCTTGATCAGCCCGTCCCAGGCGTGGAAACTCAGGGAGTCCACGTCGCCGCCCAGGCCGAGCAGCTCCATGCCCAGGGACAGGAAATGGGGCACGACCACGAACAGGCCGAGCGCCGCGCCCAACGCCACGACCATGGTCAGGACCAGGTGCCACGTGGTCAGCTCGCCGCCCTCCTCCTCGGAGTCCTCGGCGGCCTGCATGGCGGAATAATTGAGGGCCTTGATGCCGTTGACCATGGTCTCCATGAGCACCGGGAAGCCGCGCAGGAAGGGTTTCTTGAGCAAGGGATGCCTGACCATGGTGAACCACGGACGGACCTCGGTGACGATCTCGCCGTCCGCCTTGCGGACGGCAATGGCGAGATTGTCCCGGGCGCGCATCATCACGCCCTCGATCACCGCCTGGCCGCCCACGGCCTGGGGTGCGGCCATCGTCAGAATTCCTCGCAGTCTCAAGCAGATACCCTCCGGTAAAGGAAACGGTCCCCGGGTCGGCCCGCGCCATGTCCCGTGTACGGAGAATCATGGATTCCCCGTCGATTGTAAAGCGCCGGATAAAACAATATGCCTCCGAAGGGTACGCGACCCCACCGAAGGCATATGGTCTCGGCTTGCGCCGAAAAAACGAAGCTACTTGGACTTGGCGGCCAGGGTGCTCAGATCGCCGTACTTCTTGCGGAAGCGGTCGATGCGGCCGGCGGTGTCCACGAAGCGCTGCTTGCCGGTGTAGAACGGATGGCAGTTGGCGCAGATTTCCACCTCGAACTCCTCACCCTTGGTGGTCAGCAGCTCGGCCTCGTAACCGCAGTGGCAGCGGACCTTGGCCTTGTAAGTCTTGGGATGAATATCGTTTTTCATGACTATCTCCTGTCATTCTTTTTGCGTGGAACTCGGTCTTATACGCACTGCCCCACCGCTTGGCAAGGAAAATTTCCGGGATTTTCCCGGTTTTCGCGGTCTTGCGCCCTCGCCCCGCCCCACGGCCGCCAAAGGCGCAAAAAAGGCGGGGGCCGAAGCTCCCGCCTTTGTCAGTCGAGTTCGGTTGAGAACTAGACGCAGCCGGTGGGCTTGGGCAGGCCGGCCATCTTACAGGCTCCCTTGCCGGGTCCGGACGGGAACAGTTCGTAGATCTGCTTCAGCTTGAAGCCGGTGACCTTGGAGAGGATACGGACCATCGGAGCGATACCGTTCTTCTTGTAGTAGTCCTGCAGGAAGTCGATGACTTTCTGGTGATCCTCGGAGATCTCCTTGATGCCCTCGGATTCCTTCACGTA
Proteins encoded:
- the prmC gene encoding peptide chain release factor N(5)-glutamine methyltransferase; the protein is MPRNIQDVLKRCESRLSGVDSPRLSAELLAAHALGCSRPALNLDRGRVLTDEELAAVETLVARREAGEPVAYILGNREFYGLDFAVSPAVLIPRPETEHIVEAVEERFSKDQPFRFADLGTGSGILAVTIAVLFPQARGVAVDISPDALDVARANARTHNVADRLDFLQADFTSQTPEGPYDLVVSNPPYVTEAEFEAASREVTGFEPTGALVSGPDGLDHIRAMLPRVADMLRPGGWMFMEIGWEQGCAVMNILAGEYPSFEAVGVRKDLAGLDRVVCARRN
- the prfA gene encoding peptide chain release factor 1, giving the protein MFGKLEEIEEKYVLLEQELAEPDIFNDQERYKKVSKAHADLSEVVEAFRRYKQLSQELDDNREMLNDADPEIREMAKAEIDDLEGELPEIEEQLKVLLLPKDPMDEKNIILEIRAGTGGDEAALFAADLYRMYTRYAEINHWKVEEMSANHTGSGGYKEVIASISGDKVYSKLKYESGTHRVQRVPATESQGRIHTSAVTVAIMPEAEEVDIDLRPEDLRVDVFRSSGPGGQSVNTTDSAIRVTHIPSGMIVICQDEKSQHKNKAKALKVLRSRLLQIEQDKAKAEQEANRRSQVGSGDRSERIRTYNYPQGRVSDHRINLTLHQLPQIMEGELQDLTDALISYFQAEALKRQGD
- a CDS encoding DUF1385 domain-containing protein, producing the protein MAAPQAVGGQAVIEGVMMRARDNLAIAVRKADGEIVTEVRPWFTMVRHPLLKKPFLRGFPVLMETMVNGIKALNYSAMQAAEDSEEEGGELTTWHLVLTMVVALGAALGLFVVVPHFLSLGMELLGLGGDVDSLSFHAWDGLIKMIVFVGYILAISYIPDIRRVFQYHGAEHKVIWTWEEGKELSPASSRFYSRLHPRCGTAFLLFVLAVSIVLYAVLVPWLLTFYSPEHFAVKHLYIVGMKLFLMIPVSCVAYEMIKFAGKYSRNWLCKLLCWPGLMMQLLTTKEPDDSQLEVAIAALRCAVNAEEC
- the rpmE gene encoding 50S ribosomal protein L31 codes for the protein MKNDIHPKTYKAKVRCHCGYEAELLTTKGEEFEVEICANCHPFYTGKQRFVDTAGRIDRFRKKYGDLSTLAAKSK
- a CDS encoding TusE/DsrC/DsvC family sulfur relay protein; translation: MAVVEFQGSSFEVDEDGFLQKFEDWTPVWVEYVKESEGIKEISEDHQKVIDFLQDYYKKNGIAPMVRILSKVTGFKLKQIYELFPSGPGKGACKMAGLPKPTGCV